One window from the genome of Acidobacteriota bacterium encodes:
- a CDS encoding transcriptional repressor, which yields MQRQTLQRSAIRTALEHAGRPLSPQEILELAQDSAPGLGIATVYRNLKKLLEKGWLREVELPGAASRYELTGKGHHHHFHCRACDRVYEVEDCPGRLAELAPPGFRTEDHELILYGVCATCEGAT from the coding sequence ATGCAGCGACAGACTCTCCAAAGATCGGCCATTCGGACCGCTCTCGAACACGCCGGCCGCCCCTTGAGCCCGCAGGAAATCCTCGAGCTGGCGCAGGACAGCGCGCCGGGCCTCGGCATCGCCACCGTTTACCGCAATCTCAAGAAGCTGCTCGAGAAGGGCTGGTTGCGGGAGGTCGAGCTACCCGGCGCCGCCAGCCGCTATGAGCTGACCGGCAAGGGTCATCATCATCACTTTCACTGCCGCGCCTGCGACCGTGTCTACGAAGTCGAAGACTGCCCCGGTCGGCTGGCCGAACTCGCCCCTCCCGGTTTTCGAACGGAAGACCACGAGCTCATCCTCTACGGAGTCTGTGCCACCTGCGAAGGCGCCACCTGA
- a CDS encoding MG2 domain-containing protein, with the protein MAWNALNPCLWLLIAALLGSGLGCGTTPTTLAVEDAPTDDSPTPTENATVNADSWQQLEILIAEQKFRQARELAATMLGQARQTGDQDAWALLLIRRASLTIAVGGFEAALEELRDEDRPAGAAGGWVVDLVYGHAIAQYVQAYGWDVRQRERQGSRRDLPFSAWTLGQFVADAGDAYGRAWASRDELGARSTGSLPDLFHEASFPESIRGTLRDSLSYLWAEFLANSSLWTPAQSNDLDLLDLEAILDGSGEVAEGHPLLRLGAVLTDLERWHRTAGRQEAAFEARRQLVELLGRVGFTKDGLQERITAELRRALEELGHDRPWWSMGMATLARRVLQEEDPQARVRARALARRGAELHADGPGAVECRAIIAEIEAPTFRLAGMVSDGLAERSLRLTYQNLETVYFRAYRFDLDQRLKRSLRSGLLPRHQEVADMIAGDEPAVAWTEELEETVDFRLHAADIVPPLEAPGVYMIVASAAEDFGEEGNLRSAVYLTVGEPVLVSRLVEGQLEVEVRSGHDGRSLSGVRVDLYRHDWRSTPRRVSQKISDARGRLRFRTSADHHQFLVARRGDEVAFDANALVYYGGEENEVRPATLVTTDRAIYRPGQRLQFKVVAYEGKRLEGRFQTLPGRAVTVTLTDANGDRVGSVEVTTNGFGSASGELTIPPGRLLGSWYLSASPSGGASVQVEEYKRPTFEVTFDDPEVAPRLRQPVTFTGRGRYYFGLPVTLGEVRWSVTRRPLWPLDWRGWLRGPQTPAQVVAGGVTEVGSDGTFSVRFTPQADDSDPRVTYRYELAASLTDESGETRDARRGFRLGALAVEGIIDFDRAFQVADEPFAVAVQRQDLDGTPRAGAGEWSLHRLDQPAVPQLPGERPVEVPEDAFRTAADQRSPRHTPFSPSLDEMSSWRAAETVGEGGANHGEDGRAEIALPALPAGAYRLIYRTEDPYGGVFEDQRELIVAGAGSTPLAVPLVLETEHEKPRAGESLQVFAHSGFAGQEMVFEVYRGHQRVVRRVLEAGRDASRFALPIGLEDRGGLSLRLTAVRDHQLLSRNVNLFVPWDDRRVDIELETFREELLPGSRETWKVRLAGADGEVLERGAAELLAFMYDRSLDLFRPHQPVDVLDVYPVRFGPSEAQASVGQGYEIYRREKGFSRRLAGAGLRAARLKVFDGFVRTVLGRGARGNYRSIGAGAVMAEAVRAPEALADELTASDSTLATAKVAAPAAPAEQATEEAVTADQPLRSDFRETAFWYPHLEIGDDGVVEIEVVMPEALTEWRLWLSAITRDLRGGTVSRDLRTAQDLMVRPAVPRFLREGDRAVLEVLVNNGGDSRLEGELELELLDPVSGESVADAFGLSNAKAAFAAPAGGSDRHAFSLQVPPGLGEVQVRVRGRAAGLSDGELRPVPVLPGRLYLSQSRFTALRDADRQVLRFAELAADDDPSRRDDSLSVTVDGQLFYGALAALPYLIDYPYECTEQTLNRFVSTGILSSLFEAHPAISRAAAAMAERDTRLEPWEADDPNRRLGLEETPWLVQSRGGPESPDHLIKVLDPRVAREQRETALARLTASRTAGGAFPWWPGGPPSPYMTLYVLQGLARALEFGIEVPKDLVTQGWRYLRTDYDRNIDQRLLEDCCWDRVTFLAYVLSSYPDESWTGGVFSADDRALLLDRIAEHWQQLGPRARLYGALALHRGGRPEVAEKLLESVFDSAQTTPDEGTFWSPEERSWLWHRDTIETHAFALRTLLELAPEDDRRHGLVQWLFLNRQLSHWKSTRATAEVLYALTHYLRAEGQLAAEEAVTVTVGPRRETFEFDPAVFTGTTRRLAIAAEAIDPATMAEIAVEKTTPGLAFASATWHFSTEKMPSEGQGDLFHVERRFFRRLLEGDEWTLQPLAVGDALAVGDSLEVHLAIASRAEAEYVHLRDPRGAGFEPERLTSGYRWDLGLARYEEVRDSGTNFFFERLPRGEYVLKHRLRVAMAGEFKIAPATLQSMYAPEFTAYSAGAVLPVE; encoded by the coding sequence ATGGCATGGAATGCTCTCAACCCTTGTCTTTGGTTGCTCATCGCAGCTCTTCTGGGGAGTGGTCTCGGTTGCGGCACCACTCCGACGACCCTCGCCGTCGAGGATGCGCCGACGGACGACTCCCCAACGCCGACGGAGAACGCCACCGTGAACGCCGACTCTTGGCAACAGCTCGAGATCTTGATCGCGGAGCAGAAGTTTCGGCAGGCGCGGGAGCTTGCCGCGACGATGCTCGGCCAGGCGCGCCAGACCGGCGATCAGGACGCCTGGGCGCTGCTGCTGATTCGCCGTGCTTCCCTCACCATCGCCGTCGGTGGCTTCGAGGCGGCGCTCGAGGAGCTGCGCGACGAAGACCGGCCTGCCGGGGCCGCGGGCGGTTGGGTGGTCGATCTGGTCTACGGTCACGCCATCGCTCAGTACGTTCAGGCCTACGGCTGGGACGTGCGCCAGCGCGAACGGCAGGGCAGTCGGCGGGATCTGCCCTTCTCGGCCTGGACTCTGGGGCAGTTCGTCGCCGATGCCGGCGACGCCTACGGTCGAGCCTGGGCCAGCCGCGACGAGCTCGGTGCGCGATCGACGGGCTCCTTGCCCGACTTGTTCCATGAAGCGTCCTTTCCGGAATCGATCCGTGGCACCTTGCGAGATTCGCTGAGCTACCTGTGGGCGGAGTTCCTGGCCAATTCTTCGCTGTGGACTCCGGCGCAGTCGAACGATCTCGACCTGCTCGATCTCGAAGCCATCCTCGATGGCTCCGGAGAGGTCGCCGAGGGCCATCCGCTGCTCCGCCTGGGAGCGGTGCTGACGGACCTCGAGCGCTGGCATCGTACGGCTGGCCGCCAGGAAGCCGCTTTCGAAGCCCGGCGCCAGCTCGTCGAGCTGCTGGGCCGGGTCGGCTTCACCAAGGACGGATTGCAGGAACGGATCACCGCCGAGCTGCGCCGCGCCCTCGAAGAGCTCGGCCACGACCGGCCCTGGTGGTCGATGGGCATGGCGACGCTGGCGCGTCGCGTGCTGCAGGAAGAGGATCCCCAGGCGCGGGTGCGCGCCCGCGCTCTGGCCCGTCGCGGCGCCGAGCTGCATGCGGACGGCCCCGGCGCCGTCGAGTGCCGAGCCATCATCGCCGAGATCGAAGCGCCGACCTTCCGCCTCGCGGGCATGGTGAGCGACGGTCTCGCTGAGCGCTCCCTGCGGTTGACGTACCAGAATCTCGAGACGGTCTACTTTCGCGCCTATCGCTTCGACCTCGACCAGCGCCTGAAGCGCAGCCTGCGCAGTGGACTGTTGCCGCGGCACCAGGAAGTCGCCGACATGATCGCCGGTGACGAGCCGGCGGTGGCGTGGACCGAAGAGCTCGAGGAGACGGTAGATTTTCGTCTCCATGCGGCGGACATCGTGCCACCGCTCGAGGCGCCGGGTGTCTACATGATCGTCGCGTCGGCGGCGGAGGACTTCGGCGAGGAGGGCAACCTGCGCTCGGCGGTTTATCTCACCGTCGGTGAGCCGGTGCTGGTGTCGCGCCTGGTCGAGGGCCAGCTCGAGGTCGAAGTGCGGTCGGGCCACGACGGTCGCTCCCTCTCGGGAGTGCGGGTCGATCTCTACCGCCACGATTGGCGCTCGACGCCGCGCCGGGTGAGCCAGAAGATCAGCGACGCCCGGGGCCGGCTGCGCTTCCGGACATCCGCGGATCACCACCAGTTCTTGGTGGCGCGGCGCGGCGACGAGGTCGCCTTCGATGCCAATGCGCTGGTCTACTACGGGGGCGAAGAAAACGAAGTCCGTCCGGCGACCCTGGTCACCACCGATCGGGCCATCTATCGACCCGGTCAGCGGCTGCAGTTCAAGGTGGTGGCCTACGAGGGAAAGCGGCTCGAGGGTCGCTTCCAGACGTTGCCGGGGCGAGCCGTGACGGTAACCTTGACGGATGCCAACGGCGACCGCGTCGGCAGCGTCGAGGTGACGACCAATGGCTTCGGATCGGCTTCCGGGGAGCTGACGATTCCGCCGGGACGCCTGCTCGGCTCGTGGTATCTCAGCGCGTCTCCTTCGGGGGGAGCGTCGGTGCAGGTCGAGGAGTACAAGCGACCGACCTTCGAGGTCACCTTCGACGATCCGGAGGTGGCGCCGCGCCTGCGCCAGCCGGTGACCTTCACCGGCCGAGGGCGCTACTACTTCGGCCTGCCGGTCACCTTGGGCGAGGTGCGCTGGTCGGTGACCCGTAGGCCGCTTTGGCCGCTCGACTGGCGCGGTTGGCTGCGCGGACCCCAAACCCCGGCTCAGGTGGTGGCGGGGGGCGTGACGGAGGTCGGGAGCGACGGCACCTTCTCGGTCCGCTTCACTCCCCAGGCGGACGACTCCGATCCCCGAGTCACCTACCGCTACGAGCTCGCTGCCAGCCTCACGGACGAGTCCGGTGAGACCCGCGACGCCCGCCGCGGATTCCGTCTCGGGGCTCTGGCGGTGGAGGGGATCATCGATTTCGATCGTGCCTTCCAGGTCGCCGACGAGCCCTTCGCGGTCGCCGTTCAGCGTCAGGATCTCGACGGCACGCCGCGGGCCGGCGCCGGCGAATGGAGTCTTCATCGGCTGGACCAGCCGGCGGTTCCGCAGCTTCCTGGGGAGCGGCCCGTGGAGGTCCCTGAGGACGCCTTCCGCACCGCTGCCGACCAGCGCAGTCCACGCCACACCCCCTTCTCCCCCTCGCTCGATGAGATGAGTTCCTGGCGGGCCGCGGAAACGGTCGGCGAAGGGGGCGCCAACCACGGCGAGGATGGCCGTGCCGAGATCGCGCTCCCGGCCCTCCCGGCCGGTGCCTACCGCCTGATCTATCGCACCGAAGATCCCTATGGGGGTGTTTTCGAGGACCAGCGGGAGCTGATCGTGGCCGGCGCCGGCAGCACGCCTCTGGCGGTGCCCTTGGTGCTCGAAACGGAGCACGAGAAGCCGCGAGCTGGCGAGTCGCTGCAGGTTTTCGCCCATTCCGGATTTGCCGGCCAGGAGATGGTGTTCGAGGTCTACCGGGGGCACCAGCGGGTGGTCCGGCGGGTGCTCGAGGCCGGACGCGATGCATCACGCTTCGCCCTGCCCATCGGCCTCGAGGACCGTGGCGGATTGAGTTTGCGCCTGACGGCGGTGCGTGACCATCAGCTCCTCAGCCGAAACGTCAATCTGTTCGTTCCGTGGGACGACCGGCGCGTCGACATCGAGCTCGAGACCTTCCGGGAAGAGCTGCTGCCGGGATCCCGCGAGACCTGGAAGGTACGCCTCGCCGGGGCTGATGGGGAGGTGCTCGAGCGCGGCGCGGCCGAGCTGCTGGCCTTCATGTACGACCGCAGTCTCGACCTCTTCCGGCCCCACCAGCCGGTCGACGTGCTCGACGTCTACCCGGTTCGCTTCGGTCCCTCGGAGGCGCAGGCGAGTGTCGGTCAGGGTTACGAGATCTATCGTCGAGAGAAGGGGTTCTCTCGGCGTTTGGCCGGAGCCGGCCTGCGAGCGGCGCGGCTCAAAGTCTTCGATGGCTTTGTCCGCACGGTGCTCGGCCGGGGGGCCCGAGGGAACTATCGATCCATCGGAGCGGGGGCCGTGATGGCCGAGGCGGTGCGGGCTCCCGAGGCCCTGGCCGACGAGCTCACCGCCAGCGACTCGACCCTCGCCACCGCCAAAGTCGCGGCGCCGGCGGCGCCGGCCGAACAGGCGACCGAGGAGGCCGTCACGGCGGACCAACCGCTGCGCAGCGACTTCCGCGAGACCGCCTTCTGGTATCCCCACCTCGAGATCGGAGACGACGGGGTGGTCGAGATCGAGGTGGTGATGCCCGAGGCTCTCACCGAGTGGCGGCTGTGGCTGTCGGCGATCACCCGCGATCTGCGCGGCGGCACCGTGTCGCGCGACCTGCGCACGGCGCAGGACCTGATGGTGCGGCCGGCGGTGCCGCGCTTCCTGCGCGAAGGCGACCGGGCGGTGCTCGAAGTGTTGGTCAACAACGGCGGCGACAGCCGGCTGGAGGGCGAGCTGGAGCTCGAGCTCCTCGACCCGGTGAGTGGCGAAAGCGTTGCCGATGCCTTTGGCCTTTCCAACGCCAAGGCAGCCTTCGCGGCGCCCGCCGGAGGCAGCGACCGCCACGCTTTCTCGCTGCAGGTCCCGCCGGGACTGGGCGAGGTGCAGGTTCGCGTCCGCGGCCGGGCGGCGGGCCTGTCCGACGGTGAGCTGAGGCCGGTGCCGGTATTGCCGGGTCGGCTCTACCTGTCGCAGTCGCGCTTCACGGCGCTGCGTGACGCCGATCGCCAGGTGCTGCGGTTCGCTGAGCTGGCGGCCGATGACGATCCCAGTCGGCGCGACGATTCACTCTCCGTGACCGTCGATGGTCAGCTCTTCTACGGTGCCCTGGCGGCGTTGCCCTACCTCATCGACTATCCCTACGAATGCACCGAGCAGACCCTCAACCGGTTCGTTTCGACGGGCATCCTGTCGAGCCTCTTCGAGGCTCATCCGGCGATCTCGCGGGCGGCCGCCGCCATGGCCGAGCGCGATACTCGTCTCGAGCCCTGGGAGGCGGACGATCCGAATCGTCGTCTCGGCCTCGAGGAGACGCCGTGGCTGGTGCAGTCGCGCGGCGGTCCCGAGAGTCCCGACCACCTGATCAAGGTGCTCGACCCGCGGGTGGCCCGCGAGCAGCGCGAAACGGCTTTGGCTCGGCTGACCGCCTCGCGCACCGCCGGCGGCGCCTTCCCCTGGTGGCCCGGTGGTCCGCCGTCGCCCTACATGACCCTCTATGTGCTGCAGGGTCTGGCCCGGGCCCTCGAGTTCGGCATCGAGGTGCCGAAGGATCTGGTGACCCAAGGCTGGCGATATCTGCGCACCGATTACGATCGCAACATCGATCAGCGGTTGCTCGAGGACTGCTGCTGGGATCGCGTCACCTTCCTGGCCTATGTCCTGTCGTCCTATCCGGATGAGTCCTGGACCGGCGGCGTGTTCAGCGCCGACGACCGCGCTCTGCTGCTCGATCGCATCGCTGAGCACTGGCAGCAGCTCGGACCGAGGGCTCGCCTCTACGGCGCCCTGGCGCTGCACCGGGGCGGTCGCCCGGAGGTCGCCGAGAAGCTGCTCGAGAGCGTCTTCGACAGCGCCCAGACGACGCCGGACGAGGGCACCTTCTGGTCGCCCGAAGAGCGCTCTTGGTTGTGGCATCGAGACACCATCGAGACCCACGCTTTCGCTCTGCGCACTCTGCTCGAGCTGGCCCCGGAGGACGATCGGCGCCACGGCCTGGTGCAGTGGTTGTTCCTCAACCGTCAGCTTTCCCACTGGAAGTCGACGCGGGCGACGGCGGAGGTGCTCTATGCCCTGACCCACTACCTGCGGGCGGAAGGTCAGCTCGCCGCCGAGGAGGCGGTGACGGTGACCGTCGGACCACGGCGCGAGACCTTCGAGTTCGATCCCGCGGTCTTCACCGGTACGACCCGGCGGCTCGCGATCGCGGCCGAAGCCATCGATCCCGCCACCATGGCCGAGATCGCGGTCGAAAAGACCACGCCGGGCCTGGCCTTCGCCTCCGCCACCTGGCATTTCTCCACCGAGAAGATGCCCAGCGAGGGGCAGGGGGACCTCTTCCACGTCGAGCGTCGCTTCTTCCGGCGGCTGCTGGAAGGTGACGAGTGGACCCTGCAGCCGTTGGCGGTAGGCGACGCGCTGGCGGTGGGTGATTCGCTCGAGGTCCATCTCGCCATCGCCAGCCGGGCGGAGGCCGAGTACGTCCATCTGCGGGATCCCCGCGGCGCCGGCTTCGAGCCCGAGCGCTTGACCTCCGGCTACCGTTGGGACCTCGGCCTGGCGCGCTATGAAGAGGTGCGCGACAGCGGCACCAACTTCTTCTTCGAGCGCTTGCCGCGTGGCGAATACGTGCTCAAACATCGCCTGCGGGTCGCCATGGCGGGCGAGTTCAAGATCGCCCCGGCCACCCTGCAGTCGATGTACGCGCCGGAGTTCACCGCCTACTCGGCGGGCGCGGTCCTGCCCGTCGAGTAG